One part of the Terrimicrobium sacchariphilum genome encodes these proteins:
- a CDS encoding barstar family protein, giving the protein MISWLETTAEPRIARVSSLQPDIREAWLATAGRRWIDLDGRQMRDWNRAYEHLAREFDFPSYFGRNLDALCDCLSDRHVLRADAVVICLAHSSEVLADSNSDALAKLLDTLAMVANELSTPVKEGDSSDGPAIPFHVLLAGVDNDARLQGYPTAPDSRFPGPLS; this is encoded by the coding sequence ATGATTTCCTGGCTTGAAACCACCGCGGAGCCTCGCATCGCGCGAGTCAGTTCGCTCCAGCCCGATATCCGGGAGGCATGGCTTGCAACAGCCGGGAGAAGATGGATCGACCTCGATGGCAGGCAGATGCGTGATTGGAATCGCGCATATGAGCACCTAGCCCGAGAATTTGATTTTCCGAGCTACTTTGGCCGTAACCTTGACGCCCTCTGCGACTGCCTCTCTGATCGGCACGTGCTTCGAGCAGACGCCGTTGTGATCTGCCTGGCGCATTCGTCTGAGGTATTGGCCGACTCGAACAGCGACGCCTTGGCGAAACTGCTGGATACACTGGCGATGGTAGCGAACGAATTATCCACTCCCGTCAAGGAAGGGGACTCTTCGGACGGGCCCGCCATACCATTTCACGTGCTTCTTGCTGGAGTCGATAACGACGCCCGGCTGCAAGGCTATCCTACTGCTCCTGATTCTCGGTTTCCCGGCCCACTTAGCTGA
- a CDS encoding glycoside hydrolase family 2 TIM barrel-domain containing protein: MSQSLLPLLSFGAANTWTSPELLCAARLPMRATAYPFPDVETARTLDRENSPWFQLLNGQWNFKMVDRPELLKEADVAVETDREDWDNVAVPGNWTLQGYGAPHYTNVQMPFNDEPPTVPKENPTGVYVREVRIPRDWKGRRVVIHFGGAESVLFLYVNGKAVGFGKDCRLPSEFDITDFVKVGRVNTIAAVVVKWSDATFIEDQDQWWMGGLHREVYLYSTAPVHIADVFAKGKLDEEYEDGLLDITVRAGFPGSPEAGWKVAVQLFDAKGKAVFKKPSEKEIPVSGSAIGAYDRLLAKLSIPVRKPLQWSAEIPNLYTVVVTLISPSGQKVETTSTRIGFRSVEVRDRQLLVNGKCVLIHGVNRHDHHETLGKALDRETMRLDALTMKQFNVNAVRCSHYPNDPYWLDICDELGLYVIDEANLEAHAYYHQLGNESRWATAFLDRAVRMVERDKNHASVILWSLGNETGLGPNQEGMAGWVRGRDETRPLHYEPGIWTQGLSEEEHPWTHVYDLGHRVSDIVCPMYPSLDTLLKWATDPTHPDQRRPLIMCEYSHAMGNSNGGLADYYKLFETIPGLQGGFIWEWIDHGLRQKSTDGTEYWVYGGDYGDTPNDANFVCDGMVWPDRNPHPALFEFKKLAQPVGVKLVDSRGLAIEITNKNDFRSLGWLECEWELLVDGVVSGTGKFRLPDITPHSSAKVPWKAPAKKLVGEKASLLVRFYSRVDTDWCGKGHLVAWDSLALPASILTQPKAAPALVPSFEITKRSGDRFEVRTGDLDLILDPTEGGLSLIRIHGEDVLTAAPQLNVWRAPTDNDGIKLWTGQDWKPLGRYRAQGLDKVVTRLVSSTFRQSKDAGAVWTYRFESTGREKWDDFSWSYRVSLPGEGVVRISAQIETGKEISDPPRIGLLFRVAPGFEDLSWLGLGPLENYPDRQASSWEAVHQSTVTNEYVPYVMPQEHGLKCDTRWIALNNGENELRVTSAAPIAFSASHLHAQDLTEAKHTIDLVPRDEVWLSIDAAHRGLGTASCGPDTTEPYRIKAKRFALDLEWTVS; the protein is encoded by the coding sequence ATGTCTCAATCTCTCCTGCCCCTTTTGAGCTTCGGCGCCGCCAACACCTGGACGTCACCCGAATTGCTGTGCGCCGCCCGGTTGCCAATGCGTGCGACCGCCTACCCATTCCCTGACGTGGAGACCGCCCGGACGCTTGACCGCGAGAACTCCCCGTGGTTCCAGCTCCTCAACGGGCAGTGGAATTTCAAGATGGTCGACCGCCCCGAGTTGCTGAAGGAGGCTGATGTCGCGGTGGAGACGGATCGCGAGGATTGGGACAATGTCGCCGTGCCGGGCAACTGGACGCTCCAGGGCTACGGTGCGCCGCATTACACCAACGTGCAGATGCCCTTCAACGACGAGCCGCCGACCGTGCCGAAGGAAAACCCGACGGGCGTCTACGTGCGTGAGGTGCGCATCCCGCGCGACTGGAAGGGCCGCCGCGTCGTCATTCATTTCGGCGGAGCGGAGAGCGTGCTGTTTCTGTATGTGAATGGAAAAGCCGTGGGCTTTGGCAAGGACTGCCGCCTGCCCTCGGAGTTTGACATCACGGACTTCGTCAAAGTCGGTCGCGTCAATACGATCGCCGCCGTGGTCGTAAAGTGGTCGGACGCCACCTTCATCGAGGATCAGGACCAGTGGTGGATGGGCGGCCTGCATCGCGAGGTCTATCTCTACTCGACCGCGCCCGTGCACATCGCCGACGTCTTTGCCAAGGGCAAGCTCGACGAGGAATACGAGGACGGCCTGCTCGACATCACCGTGCGCGCGGGTTTCCCGGGCTCTCCCGAGGCGGGCTGGAAGGTCGCCGTTCAGCTCTTTGACGCGAAGGGCAAAGCCGTTTTCAAGAAACCCTCCGAAAAGGAGATTCCGGTGAGCGGCTCCGCGATCGGCGCTTACGACCGGCTGCTGGCGAAGCTCTCCATCCCGGTCCGCAAGCCGCTTCAGTGGTCGGCGGAGATTCCGAATCTCTACACCGTTGTTGTCACGCTCATCAGCCCCTCCGGCCAGAAGGTCGAGACGACGTCCACCCGCATCGGGTTCCGCTCTGTCGAGGTGCGCGACCGGCAGTTGCTGGTCAATGGCAAGTGCGTCCTCATCCACGGCGTGAACCGCCACGATCACCACGAGACGCTGGGCAAGGCGCTCGATCGCGAGACCATGCGCCTCGATGCGCTGACGATGAAGCAGTTCAACGTCAATGCCGTCCGCTGCTCGCATTACCCGAATGATCCGTACTGGCTGGATATTTGCGATGAACTGGGCCTTTACGTCATCGATGAGGCCAACCTGGAGGCGCATGCCTATTATCACCAGCTCGGCAATGAGTCGCGGTGGGCGACGGCATTCCTGGATCGCGCGGTCCGCATGGTGGAGCGGGATAAAAACCACGCTTCCGTCATTCTGTGGTCACTGGGAAATGAGACAGGTCTCGGGCCTAACCAGGAAGGCATGGCAGGGTGGGTACGCGGTCGCGATGAGACACGTCCTCTGCATTATGAACCCGGGATCTGGACGCAGGGCTTGTCGGAGGAGGAGCATCCCTGGACGCATGTTTATGACCTGGGACATCGAGTGTCGGACATTGTATGTCCGATGTACCCGAGCCTTGACACGCTCCTGAAGTGGGCGACCGATCCGACGCATCCCGACCAGCGACGCCCGCTCATCATGTGCGAGTATTCGCACGCCATGGGTAACAGCAATGGCGGCCTCGCGGATTATTACAAACTCTTTGAAACCATCCCCGGTCTGCAGGGTGGGTTCATCTGGGAATGGATCGACCACGGCCTTCGCCAGAAGTCGACGGATGGCACCGAATATTGGGTCTACGGCGGCGACTATGGCGACACGCCGAATGATGCAAATTTCGTCTGCGACGGAATGGTGTGGCCCGATCGCAACCCGCACCCCGCCTTGTTTGAGTTCAAGAAACTCGCGCAGCCGGTCGGCGTGAAGCTCGTCGACAGTCGCGGCCTTGCCATCGAGATCACGAACAAGAACGACTTCCGCTCCCTCGGCTGGCTCGAGTGCGAGTGGGAACTCCTCGTCGACGGTGTGGTTTCCGGCACGGGTAAGTTCCGCCTGCCCGACATCACCCCGCATTCCTCGGCCAAGGTGCCGTGGAAGGCCCCGGCGAAAAAACTCGTCGGCGAGAAGGCCTCGCTCCTCGTGCGCTTCTACTCCCGCGTGGATACCGACTGGTGCGGCAAGGGCCACCTCGTGGCCTGGGACAGCCTCGCGCTGCCCGCCTCGATCCTCACGCAGCCGAAGGCCGCTCCGGCCCTCGTGCCGAGCTTTGAGATCACCAAGCGCTCTGGCGACCGCTTTGAGGTGCGCACGGGCGACCTCGACCTCATCCTCGATCCGACGGAGGGCGGGCTTTCGCTCATCCGCATTCACGGCGAGGACGTGCTGACGGCCGCCCCGCAGCTCAATGTCTGGCGCGCCCCGACCGACAACGACGGCATTAAACTTTGGACCGGCCAGGACTGGAAGCCGCTCGGCCGCTACCGGGCGCAGGGCCTCGACAAGGTGGTCACCCGCCTCGTGAGTTCCACCTTCCGTCAGTCGAAGGATGCGGGCGCGGTGTGGACGTATCGGTTCGAATCCACGGGCCGCGAGAAATGGGACGACTTCTCCTGGAGCTATCGCGTGTCGCTTCCGGGCGAGGGCGTCGTCCGCATCTCGGCCCAGATCGAAACCGGCAAGGAAATCTCCGACCCGCCGCGCATCGGCCTCCTCTTCCGGGTCGCTCCGGGCTTTGAGGATCTGAGCTGGCTCGGCCTCGGACCGCTCGAGAACTACCCCGACCGTCAGGCATCCTCATGGGAGGCCGTGCACCAGAGCACCGTCACCAATGAGTATGTGCCCTACGTGATGCCGCAGGAGCACGGCCTCAAGTGCGACACGCGCTGGATCGCGCTGAACAACGGCGAGAACGAACTCCGCGTCACCTCCGCCGCGCCCATCGCCTTCTCGGCGAGCCATCTGCACGCGCAGGATCTCACCGAGGCGAAACACACGATCGACCTCGTGCCGCGCGACGAAGTCTGGCTCTCAATCGACGCCGCCCACCGCGGACTCGGCACCGCCAGCTGCGGCCCAGACACCACCGAACCCTACCGGATCAAGGCGAAACGCTTCGCCCTTGATCTCGAGTGGACAGTGAGCTGA
- a CDS encoding mannose-1-phosphate guanylyltransferase, which yields MVEHLHIFVMAGGSGERFWPMSRTRTPKHLLRLLSEQTMLEMTVLRMEGVAPWERIFVLTNASQVDAIRKELPFLPPENIIAEPAKRDTAPACALATGLARARDPQAICALLPADSMIHNVPVLRQQVRDAARAAATNDALVTFSITPNHPATGFGYLHLGEEIEPGLHQVRRFVEKPDAETAQKYVDSGDYGWNAGMFVWRSEVFLAECDLNAPALANFIRQFPAADVDGYLAGCFAELPKISVDYAIMEKARQVLAVKAKFDWDDVGAWTSLPEHLGADCDGNTARGEVHQVNSHNNVVLANTRVIALCGVNDLIVVETPDALLVCHRDAAQDIKKLQAFLPENVK from the coding sequence ATGGTCGAACATCTGCATATCTTTGTCATGGCTGGCGGCAGCGGCGAACGGTTCTGGCCGATGAGCCGGACCAGGACGCCCAAGCACCTCCTGCGCCTCCTCAGCGAGCAGACCATGCTGGAAATGACCGTCCTGCGCATGGAGGGCGTGGCCCCGTGGGAGCGCATCTTCGTGCTGACGAATGCCTCGCAGGTCGACGCCATTCGCAAGGAACTCCCCTTTTTGCCGCCGGAGAACATCATCGCCGAACCCGCCAAGCGCGACACCGCGCCCGCCTGTGCGCTGGCTACCGGACTCGCCCGCGCGCGCGATCCGCAGGCCATCTGCGCCCTGCTCCCGGCGGATTCCATGATTCACAACGTCCCCGTGCTGCGCCAGCAGGTGAGGGACGCCGCCCGCGCCGCCGCGACCAATGACGCGCTGGTGACCTTTTCCATTACCCCGAATCACCCCGCCACGGGCTTCGGCTACCTGCACCTCGGCGAGGAAATCGAGCCGGGGCTGCATCAGGTGCGGCGCTTCGTCGAGAAACCGGACGCCGAGACCGCGCAAAAGTACGTCGACAGCGGCGACTACGGGTGGAACGCAGGCATGTTCGTCTGGCGCTCCGAGGTCTTCCTCGCCGAGTGCGACCTGAACGCCCCCGCCCTGGCCAACTTCATCCGCCAGTTCCCCGCCGCCGACGTGGACGGGTATCTCGCCGGGTGCTTCGCCGAACTGCCCAAGATCTCCGTCGACTACGCCATCATGGAAAAAGCCCGCCAGGTGCTGGCCGTGAAGGCGAAATTTGACTGGGACGACGTCGGCGCCTGGACCTCGCTCCCCGAGCACCTCGGCGCCGATTGCGACGGCAACACCGCCCGCGGCGAAGTCCACCAGGTGAATTCCCACAACAACGTCGTCCTCGCCAACACCCGCGTCATCGCCCTCTGCGGCGTCAACGACCTGATCGTCGTCGAAACCCCCGACGCCCTCCTCGTCTGCCACCGCGACGCCGCCCAAGACATCAAAAAACTCCAGGCCTTCCTCCCCGAAAACGTCAAGTAA
- a CDS encoding glycoside hydrolase family 26 protein, producing MGVYEGCVGPGIEGNERYALWLHRTNVWGHDTLPFGPESTWDHVSGKWQDWFYEPWSKWIQAAPGRRLVLSVPLLPGPPDGSGPRTGDGGGKPVSLVQGASGAYNEYFRELARTLVAGQLGNSILRLGWEWNGNWYAWKVLNSEDAHHFAAYWRQIVNTMRSVPGTENLTFDWNVTSGFPMAFDPMEAYPGNAFVDYIGIDVYDQTWMSSAKFPKGVYPPPPGAGEQEIAARHEAAWSQAIAAASAWGIDYWQAFADRHGKPLTIPEWGLIQRPEPNNRGGSDNPYFIQRMFEYIQDPDHHVYFASYFDFDAQSEGNSRISGVDSKPIAFPKSSQLYRALFELPASSESQAPKKAED from the coding sequence ATGGGTGTCTATGAAGGTTGCGTCGGGCCCGGCATCGAAGGAAACGAGCGTTACGCTCTATGGCTTCATCGCACGAACGTCTGGGGACACGACACGCTCCCCTTTGGTCCCGAGAGCACTTGGGACCATGTTTCGGGAAAATGGCAGGACTGGTTTTACGAGCCGTGGTCAAAGTGGATCCAAGCGGCGCCGGGACGCCGTCTAGTCCTTTCGGTTCCGCTTTTGCCGGGGCCTCCCGACGGCTCCGGACCTCGCACCGGCGACGGTGGCGGGAAGCCGGTTTCTCTGGTTCAGGGCGCATCCGGTGCTTATAACGAGTATTTCCGGGAACTGGCGCGAACCTTGGTGGCCGGCCAGTTGGGAAACAGCATCCTTCGTCTCGGCTGGGAATGGAACGGGAATTGGTATGCCTGGAAGGTTTTGAATTCGGAAGACGCTCACCATTTTGCTGCCTACTGGCGGCAGATTGTGAATACGATGCGCTCCGTCCCCGGCACGGAGAATCTCACGTTCGACTGGAATGTCACCAGCGGCTTCCCAATGGCTTTCGATCCCATGGAAGCCTATCCTGGGAATGCTTTTGTCGATTACATCGGAATCGATGTTTACGACCAGACCTGGATGAGTTCGGCGAAGTTCCCCAAGGGGGTTTATCCGCCCCCTCCCGGGGCGGGGGAGCAGGAAATCGCGGCGCGGCACGAGGCCGCTTGGAGCCAGGCTATCGCGGCGGCTTCCGCATGGGGCATCGATTATTGGCAGGCATTTGCTGATCGTCACGGCAAGCCGCTCACCATCCCCGAATGGGGGCTTATTCAGCGACCGGAGCCGAACAATCGCGGCGGCTCCGACAATCCATATTTCATACAGAGGATGTTTGAATACATTCAGGATCCGGATCATCACGTTTACTTCGCTTCATATTTTGACTTCGACGCCCAATCGGAGGGCAATTCACGGATTTCCGGCGTCGATAGTAAACCGATCGCTTTCCCAAAGTCATCGCAGCTTTATCGAGCGCTTTTCGAACTTCCGGCTTCCTCTGAGTCTCAGGCCCCGAAGAAAGCCGAAGACTGA
- a CDS encoding class I SAM-dependent methyltransferase: MLAEKLYKIANLIQGINRTINTSHIELIYQRNYFELCNQAEWLKRTPLSSPRGGTASYTLLYIILSILNDKCCSNILELGAGKSTQLFASYVEHTNQSLTTVDHDAYWLEEIAKTSSKIKTVHAPLQGLENHHASQWYAIEGFSQKYDFVLIDGPPASNRKTKYDRLGITRFIPSILNEDFVILIDDASRAGERLLSKEIENTLGGHRIKFRKATFNGASSVILLASPRFEKFLYL, from the coding sequence ATGTTGGCCGAAAAATTGTACAAAATCGCAAATCTCATCCAGGGGATTAATCGAACAATTAACACCAGCCACATAGAATTAATTTACCAGAGAAATTATTTCGAGCTCTGCAACCAAGCCGAGTGGCTTAAAAGAACGCCGCTATCCTCGCCACGCGGAGGCACGGCAAGCTACACATTGCTTTACATCATCCTCTCCATACTTAACGACAAGTGTTGCTCAAACATCCTTGAACTTGGAGCAGGAAAATCAACACAGCTATTCGCTTCATACGTAGAGCACACGAATCAAAGCCTAACCACCGTCGATCACGATGCATATTGGCTTGAAGAAATCGCCAAGACATCGAGCAAAATCAAAACGGTTCATGCTCCGCTGCAGGGCCTCGAAAACCACCACGCATCCCAATGGTATGCAATAGAAGGATTTTCGCAAAAATATGACTTCGTCCTGATCGACGGACCTCCGGCCTCCAATAGGAAAACAAAATACGATCGCCTGGGAATAACGCGCTTTATCCCAAGCATATTGAATGAAGACTTCGTCATACTGATTGACGATGCAAGCCGCGCCGGCGAAAGGCTTCTTTCAAAAGAAATTGAAAACACCCTTGGAGGGCACCGGATCAAATTTCGGAAAGCAACATTCAACGGCGCAAGCTCCGTAATCTTGCTAGCTTCACCCAGGTTCGAGAAATTCTTATATCTGTAA
- a CDS encoding valine--tRNA ligase produces the protein MAELSKAYEPQAVEDRLYAWWLEQRCFEADPQSAKPAYSIVIPPPNVTGVLTLGHVLNNTIQDILARRARMQGHEVLWLPGTDHAGIATQTVVERKLRKEEHKTRHDLGREEFLKRVWEWKEKHGGIIINQLKKLGCSCDWSRERFTMDEAYARRVQEVFVDLYNKGLIYRGVRMVNWCPVSLTALSDEEVIPTPHKGFLYHFKVEVVEEPGTWLEIATTRPETIMGDTGVAVNPKDPRYANLIGKHVRRPLPLDNRAEIPIVGDEAVDFEFGTGVLKVTPAHDKVDYEIGLRHGLAVIDVLNPNGTLNDLAGEEFAGLDRFEAREAAVEKLRELGLLVKEEPHENNVGYSERAGVPIEPRLSEQWFLKYPMTVQARDAVRNQLIRFFPDRWEKVYDHWLENIQDWCISRQLWWGHRIPVWNKDGEVRCQVDSPGEGWVQDGDVLDTWFSSWLWAHDTMDDATRAKFYPTSVLVTGPDIIFFWVARMIMAGLEYMGEVPFRHVYFTGIIRDKQGKKMSKSLGNSPDPLDLIAKVGADGLRFGIIRIAPQGQDIRYDEQQIVEGRNFCNKFWNACRFRQIQGEIDPAADPSKHELSLFAKDLLAKLDATIRRIDTAYDEYRFSEVAQALYDFVWGDFCDRFIEAAKADFQNPARREGTLATIDYVIGRVLRLLHPYAPFITEELWHELGYGTGSIQYAEWPKAHGWEADARAEAAFDAAAQARNLRATYNLPSNKRLRWLLQPSEPWVAGETGVLSVLLNAEAIEIVTERPAGSVASCPSPIGLLLLPLEGIIDPESEKTRLAGEIKKVEVEIKKVQGKLSSESFVNGAPAEVVAEHRAREASWKGRLEALRDAVASLG, from the coding sequence ATGGCTGAACTTTCCAAAGCGTACGAACCGCAGGCGGTAGAAGACCGGCTTTATGCGTGGTGGCTCGAGCAACGTTGCTTCGAGGCGGACCCGCAGTCGGCCAAACCGGCGTATTCCATCGTCATCCCGCCGCCGAACGTCACGGGCGTGCTCACGCTGGGGCATGTGCTGAACAACACGATCCAGGACATCCTGGCCCGCCGCGCCCGCATGCAGGGGCACGAGGTGCTGTGGCTGCCGGGCACGGACCATGCCGGCATCGCCACCCAGACCGTCGTCGAGCGCAAGCTCCGCAAGGAGGAGCACAAGACCCGCCACGACCTCGGGCGCGAGGAATTCCTCAAGCGCGTGTGGGAGTGGAAGGAAAAGCACGGCGGCATCATCATCAACCAGCTGAAGAAGCTCGGGTGCTCGTGCGACTGGAGCCGGGAGCGCTTCACCATGGACGAGGCCTACGCGCGGCGCGTGCAGGAGGTCTTCGTGGACCTGTACAACAAGGGCCTCATCTACCGCGGCGTGCGGATGGTGAACTGGTGCCCGGTTTCCCTCACCGCCTTGAGCGACGAGGAGGTGATCCCGACGCCGCACAAGGGCTTCCTGTATCACTTCAAGGTCGAGGTGGTGGAGGAGCCCGGCACGTGGCTGGAGATCGCCACGACGCGGCCCGAGACGATCATGGGCGACACGGGCGTGGCGGTGAACCCGAAGGACCCGCGCTATGCCAACCTCATCGGCAAGCACGTGCGGCGTCCGCTCCCGCTGGACAACCGCGCGGAGATTCCCATCGTGGGCGACGAGGCGGTGGATTTTGAGTTCGGCACGGGCGTGCTGAAGGTGACCCCGGCCCATGACAAGGTGGACTACGAGATCGGCCTGCGCCACGGGCTGGCGGTGATCGACGTTTTGAACCCCAACGGGACGCTGAACGACCTGGCCGGCGAGGAATTCGCCGGGCTGGATCGATTCGAGGCGCGCGAGGCCGCGGTGGAGAAGCTCCGCGAGCTGGGCCTGCTGGTGAAGGAGGAGCCTCACGAGAACAACGTGGGCTACAGCGAACGCGCGGGCGTGCCGATCGAGCCGAGGCTCTCCGAGCAGTGGTTCCTGAAGTACCCGATGACCGTGCAGGCGCGCGACGCCGTGCGCAATCAGCTCATCCGGTTCTTCCCCGACCGCTGGGAAAAGGTCTACGACCACTGGCTGGAAAACATCCAGGACTGGTGCATCTCGCGCCAGCTCTGGTGGGGCCATCGCATCCCGGTCTGGAACAAGGACGGCGAGGTGCGCTGCCAGGTGGACAGCCCCGGCGAGGGCTGGGTGCAGGATGGAGACGTGCTCGACACGTGGTTCTCCTCCTGGCTGTGGGCGCACGACACGATGGACGACGCCACGCGGGCAAAGTTTTACCCCACGAGCGTGCTCGTGACGGGGCCGGACATCATTTTCTTCTGGGTGGCCCGCATGATCATGGCGGGGCTGGAGTACATGGGCGAGGTGCCGTTTCGCCACGTGTACTTCACCGGCATCATCCGCGACAAGCAGGGCAAGAAGATGTCGAAATCGCTGGGCAACTCGCCCGACCCGCTCGATCTCATCGCCAAGGTGGGCGCGGATGGGTTGCGCTTTGGCATCATCCGCATCGCGCCGCAGGGGCAGGACATCCGCTACGACGAGCAGCAGATCGTCGAGGGGCGCAATTTCTGCAACAAATTCTGGAACGCCTGCCGGTTCCGCCAGATCCAGGGCGAGATCGACCCGGCGGCGGACCCGTCGAAGCACGAGCTCTCGCTCTTCGCCAAGGACCTGCTGGCCAAGCTCGACGCGACCATCCGGCGCATCGACACGGCGTATGACGAATATCGCTTCAGCGAGGTGGCGCAGGCGCTCTATGATTTTGTCTGGGGCGACTTCTGCGACCGCTTCATCGAGGCGGCCAAGGCGGATTTCCAAAACCCCGCCCGCCGCGAGGGCACGCTGGCCACGATCGACTACGTGATCGGCCGCGTGCTGCGCCTCCTGCACCCCTACGCGCCCTTTATCACCGAGGAGCTGTGGCACGAGCTGGGCTACGGCACGGGAAGCATTCAATACGCGGAATGGCCCAAGGCCCACGGCTGGGAAGCCGACGCCCGCGCCGAGGCGGCCTTTGATGCCGCCGCGCAGGCCCGCAATCTCCGCGCGACCTACAACCTGCCGTCCAACAAGCGCCTCCGGTGGTTGCTCCAGCCCAGCGAACCCTGGGTGGCGGGCGAAACCGGCGTGCTTTCCGTCCTGCTCAATGCTGAGGCCATCGAGATCGTGACCGAGCGCCCGGCGGGTTCCGTCGCCTCCTGCCCGAGCCCGATCGGCCTGCTCCTCCTCCCGCTGGAGGGCATCATCGACCCCGAGAGCGAAAAAACGCGCCTCGCCGGGGAGATCAAGAAGGTCGAGGTGGAAATCAAGAAGGTGCAGGGCAAGCTCTCCAGCGAGTCCTTCGTCAACGGAGCCCCCGCCGAGGTCGTGGCCGAGCATCGGGCGCGCGAGGCGAGCTGGAAAGGGCGGCTGGAAGCGCTCCGCGACGCTGTGGCCAGCCTCGGCTAG